One Coffea eugenioides isolate CCC68of chromosome 2, Ceug_1.0, whole genome shotgun sequence genomic window, TTCAATTTGTACctttcaaattttcatgaacTAAAGCACTTTGGAAGCTCTGGAGCGGGACTGGCGACTTTCGAGCCTTGCTTCAAGAAGCTTTGCCTTCAAAGTATTTTCTTTAATACCTTGATGCTGTGAAGAAGATTCAGGGGCTTCAAGATCTGCAGCTTGTGCTTTGGACGTCCACTTTTCCACTGGGCTGGCAGGACCAGTAAATAACGATGGATCAAAAGAATTTTCTGCATGATTATTCTCCTGGTGTTGTTTAGCATTGCAGGACAAGCAAGGTTCACTTGCCGCATTCATTTCAACAGGGTTCCCCATCCTTGTTGGTGCTGGTTCCTTGTTCACAGGTTGGGTCCCATTCTCGTTGCCTGACAAATCACCTAAACTTTGTTCTTTAGACTGTAGTTCTGGGTGTAAATGATCAGAATCATCCATATGTTCCTGTGACAGAAGCTTTTTCTTGATATGATTTGATTTGACAATCTTTGCAAGATGACCAGCTGGAGCATTTTCACTTTGTTTCTTGGAGGAGCTATTGCTCTCTTTCTTACTTGAACCTCTTTTCAATTGAGAACAATATAAACCACTATCAACATAATCTTCTTCATCCGCATTCAGAGGAGCACTTCCAGGCTCATTCAAGTGAAAGGACTCTAAAGAATACCTACGTAAGTGACTTCCAGCAGGCATCTTTGATGACAACATATCATCATTTGTAGAAGAAACAGATTTTTTAGTTTGAAGGAAGGTTTCAATTTCTATGCTTAGCTTATCCACAATTGTTCTCTTATCTGGAAGACCAGAGCGAGTTTCCACCAGCTTCATCTGCATTCGTTCATCAAGCCAAGCCTCAGAAATGTGAAGAATCAATCGATCAGCATGCTCCTGTAAGGTCCAATCCTTGTCAGATCTTTTCTTTATGAGTCGGATCTCTTGTTCGTAATCTCTTATTCCCTTGGCAAACTCATCACACAAGTCTTCCAGCAGTATCCGTGCTTTCCTTTCTCTTTCAAGTTCTTTCACAGCATTTGAGAAGGAAGACTTGACATCTGCTAACTCTCGAGTTGACTTACGATGAAGGCTTTCTGAAtgctttctcaattttctttcatcttcaatttcttttctCATAGACTGGAAAGTATCTTCAACATCATCTTCCTCCTTATGTTTCCTTATCAATTTATCTTCAGTCAACTGTCTCATCATATCATCCATTTCCCTACGGTGTCTTTTCTTCTCCTGTaataattctttaatttttgcatGTGCATGATCAAGTTCCTTCTTCATTGCTCTTAGCAATGAAATATTTGAAGTGTGCTGTTCTTCAAGGCTCCAAATCCTATTGAGTACTTTAAGCAACTCTGTGGATGTCTTGAGGTTGTAGCTTGATTCTCTGAGTCTACCTTTAAGGTGCAGAGCACCAGTTGGGGTGATATCCGGTCTATAAGGAGTCATCTGGCGGAAGTAAACAAGAAACATTGAACAGCTTGGTGTTACCGTAATCAGGTGAAGAAGATCATACTCAATGAATATAAACATAAAGTTCAGCAATTGGTAGTAATGGTctgacaaaaatttaaaaagaaaaggaagaaaaaagcaAGTTCCCGAGAGAAACGGGAAGAATTTGTTTGTGCTGAAAACCATCTAAAAAAGACATCACGTACATATTTAACACAATCTTTTTCTCTTGAATATGCTCTAGACAGCTACTAAATTTTGCTTCATATCCTCAGACTATACACTTCCTGAGACACTGCATGAGAGGTGGTCCAGGAAAATAACCAAGTGGTTGAATTTTCAGTAATTATCACAAGATCAGCAGcaaatatgtgtgtgtgtgtgcacgCGCGAGAGAGAGTCATAGCTTAATTCAAGAAAAAGTTGCAACAACAAGAAACACAAGTCAAATGAACTGAGACTTTAAATACTGTACAAGGGTCTCAGTAATACTGTCAACATATTTGATTCTCAGTTGTAAATGTGGATTACATCAGTTGGTTGATTCCGATGACAGGATCCTATTTGAGAGGATTGTAATCCTTTCTTATAGTCATCTTGAGGGGTTAGGCGACATGCAGGAGCAAACTTGGCCTATGTTGTCGCTCTACTTCTATCCACTACAGATCTTAGTTGGATGTATAAAACCCTTCCTTTCCCTGATCACATTAAGTGAACGATTCCACTTAATTATATGTCTTTTTCCAGAGGTTTTGCCTTCAGAGCAATTGCAAGataaaaaaatatgtaaaaacGTGCCAGaagtaaaatgaaaataaaaaaaatacctcCATAGAGCTGCTACTTCCAGGAGTCTCTGGTGGTAAAGCACGCCCATTTCTTTCAGCTGAGTGATCGTGTTGCATCAATGCCTTTGTAAAACGTTTCTTTAGCTCACTTTCAGTTGGTGGCTGCCGGAATGCAGATGCGAGGACCAGAACTTAAGCATTAAACTCTTTAATATTTCTCAAGATCAGCATAATCACAGAATGGTGAATCCTAAACAATAATGTGCAAATATAGATGCATTTAAAAGTAAAACCTAGTTCCTCATAAAGCAAAATTTTCTAACGCCATTTCCTCTACTTAACCTGACCATGAACCTTGCTCTTGTCGAAACATTTGGATCTTTTAAGAGACACTTGAAAGAGAGATCACTGGTTAAGTGGCCTAATTAAACACTGCCTTAAATGATATTCTTCCGTGAACACCAAAGTTTCCAGTAAAGTACCGCATATGAGTAAAAGATCAATTTTTTCTCAAAGCAAATCCTAACTAGTATGGTAGTAGGCTTTAAGAAAAAGGATAATGTGGTAAAACTAAAAAAGCCCTAGCAAAAATAGCATGGACCCAAAAAATCTAAGAAAATCCAAGGGCATCATAACTGAAATAAACAGGAAAAGACGGAAGAAAAGGACGGGGGTTGGTTTTGgttggggggagggggggagTGGGAGCAGTTTTACCTGATGTTGGGGGCTATGAGGAGGCTGATCAAAGTGGGTCTTGGGAAGCTCAAAGCCCTTGTCCTTAACCTTGTTTTTGTGACGTAGAAGAGGCCTAGCAGCAGCTTTACTCATCTCGACCACTTCCATATGAGGCTGGACTTCCCACAAGTTGGCACCAAGCTGTCTGGCAGAAATTTTGGCAGGGAAATTGGAGGGAAAGCTGAAATCTTGAAGTCTAGAACCCTCAGCAGCCTGAGATTGAGTCAAACCACCATATCTCCATGTAGGCGAAGGAGTAGTATTACCCCCTCTTTTCCCCACCAACATCCCGCGTTTCAACTTTAATCCTAaaaattcttcctttttcacATCCCTCTCTCTacctttttcctctttctccATGCCCCTGTGTCTCTCTCTTTCTgtcgaattttcaaaatttcggTGCTTTGTCTCACTCACACATCTCTGTCTTTCTTACCCTCGATTCAAGCTGAAATTTCAAACTCATTCAATGCTCTGTCTGGAACCCATATGCTGTTTCTTGCCTTTCTTTTCAGCAAACACCACCCTTTCTCCTCTTCTTTTTCGGAGTAATAGAGAGTAGTACTAGTGTACCACTCACTCATCATTAACCTCGTTACTTTTCATGGTGTACAAGCTTAGTACTAGTATACTACTACTACTCTCCATTCTCTCTCTCCATATCTCTTTTAGCAGAGTGTGTTGGTAGTTGCATTGGTGGCAGCTGTCATTCATGCGCATCAGTTCAGGTATACTAGTTTACTGGACCAGGGGTTGTGGTTCCACAAAATTTTATAATGAATGCAATTCACGGATGAGAGGGTACATCGgattttatcaataaaatatcGAATGCCAACATTAGACATATTTAGCAAGTGTTATGCATGTTTAATGTTAATAATTTAGAGCCCTTTTGAATTGCCattttttcaagttttttttgaaaaatatattataaaaatttagtGTATGTGATGTAAAaggataattaaaaaatatgtttacgaaaaacgtaaaaattttttttaagaaaaatggcAATTCATACGAGGCTTTAatgctttttttaaaaaaattgtatgtACTAATCTTTCTTATACTATATGTGCTAACACGTCTAGATAACTTGTTCGTGTATACTCTGTCACAATTAATTATatttcaataataataataatgccGGTTGAGATTCCATTCCTACTTAATatcctcttcatttttttccctctttaaTAATAATGTAAGAGTTTGATTCTCATTACTTTAATTATTTATGCTTTCTAGCCTGAAGTAGATCGTTTTTGTCATATCTAACCTGTAGATCCAAAACACCAATACCATCGTGCTGGTTTCAGTTTCAGATATCAGTACTTTCTCTAGTCCTCAGAAGAGTCGGCTAGCATGTACCAGTAACTAAGAAAGGTGAGTCGGGGAGGATTTTGACGGAAGCTGCAGTATATTTGGGGAAGAATGAAAATCTTCAAAGAGATTAAACTTTTTTAATCATGCGGTTTATGGAAGAGTGTGACAACATCGATCGTACACTCTCAAATGGTTAGGGAAAATCACGCCACCATTCTTCTTTTAAGAACTAATTACATAAATAGATTCCGTGTCCAGGTTAAGAACGAGTGGCCCTTTAGCTTCTATTCTAAAATCTTGAAGTCTCCCTTCTTTCTTTACGCTCTAaatcaattttaattaaaatgCAAAGCTGCTCTAGTAACTTCGCATTACTAAAAATTAATTAACACATGATACCTTCttgacaaaacaaaaataactaatgaTAATCAGCACCTATACTACAGTCTATCAATAAAAGAGGTTAATAgtttgagtaaatcttatatacactgacagtctATATACTATCACCGTTGGCTAAATAACATGTgtgtaaaaattgaatttcaaattcaaattttgtatggttgtcattcatccaatacTGACAGTACATACACTGTCTGtcagtgtagaaaagattaattctaataattttcctttttcttttcagaaAATCTTGCTTCGAGGTGTAATTGAGCCGTATGATCTATATGCATGAAAACACATGCGCACATACTGTGATAAATGATAACTCCCTTCTCCCGTGCCAAAAAATTAAGCCGTCTGCTGTCCTCCCCGTGACAAATGATATAAATGATAATGGACCATACGTATCCCCTAAATGACACTTGATGAGGAGTTTTTTTGGTACAACATTTTGAGTATTGCAGTGACACAATGCATGCATTTTAGCAACTAAATAACTAATCTATGTCCTCTTTATGATCATGATAGCTTGATGGGGTATTCATTATTATTGTAGAAAGGAGGGGCTGGGAATCAAAGGAGGAAACGGGGACCcgttggactggtttggaatcAGCCCACTGGTGGGCTACTGAGTGCCTGCTGTTCCTCGATGTAAGTTGAAACTTATGAATCTTTCTGTCTCTCTTCAAAACCTTTTTGCACTCTTCTTGTTCTTTTTAGCCAGTTTTAACTCATTGGAAGGTGAACTGCTTTTAAGTTAAAGCCAAAACTTGCATGTAAGGAACTAAAAGCTCAAAAAGAATATAGCTTGTGGTCCACAGCCTAAGGCAGTAGATGCAGTGTGGTCAGCATCATTGTTGCTCCTCAAGATACATTTGGCCAGAAACCCAAATCTTCTTCACCCAATTTAAGGGGGTGAGTGTTTTAATTGGTAGTAAAAAGTAGTTTAAGAAGAGAGGGTAATCACCTTACTTCTGTATCAAGACATGTCACGAATGCATCAGGCAACTTACAAATTGATTCTCACATGTTGCTTATCAATGGTGATTTAGCTGGCAACACTTGTATTTCATTTGGTTTGAGGAAGTAAGGGCTAAGGGTGATatgagaggagagagagaatTATAACTAAATCCACACAACAAATTACactctttttttcccccctttttaaCTTTGcctttcatttcaagtttaTTTActatcaaaaaagaaagaaagtgttGGTGGTCACCTGGGCATATTTGTCAAGACAATCACAGTCCACAAAATTGCATTCGATGTACACCTACTACTTTTCAGTACATTGTACGTTAAAAAATAAAGCTCTAACTAGGGGTGAAATCCAGTCAAATTGAGCTCGAGTAGTATGTTAAAAAACTTGGCCTCGAACTTATCGAACTCTTAAAAGTCAAGCTCGAGTTCGATTTTATTTTGTCTTACTCGAACTCGTGTAAATCGAGATCAACTGAGTTTAATCGAatttactccctccgtcccactttgatagtcatgttttcctttttcgtctgtcccaaattgtagtccacttttcCATTAAGAAATGTAGTAATCTTTCAAAttgtctaaaatacccttattaaaTATCTTGTTATTAATACATTGTTATTAAATACTAACCCACTACATTGAATACATTGAACTTTTCCAATACTAACCCATTAGCTGTAACCAATATTAATTGGCACTCTTCGTGATtagcataagggtattttaggaaattattaatctaaatttatgtttccaaccaaattaattacactttcttaatctgtgtgaaaaaaaaaccaagactaacaaaacgggacggagggagtaataaatataaatttgtattttatataattttaaataacgGACAATATAGATATTTCATActaataaataaacaaattataTGTGTATGTATACGTGAAGTTCGAGCTTCACATATTATACTTAAGTTTCGAACTCTTTAAACAACTCGAGCTGTTCAAACTTAGTTAATTTTGACGAACCAAACTCGTGAGCGACTGGATTGAGTTCGACATGTTTGCAACCTTAACTCCGACCACGTCTCAGTTCCAATTGAGCTCTTAAGAATATTAATCAAGGATGATAAAAAAAGAGATTATTAGTCGAGTAGTTGTAAGGTCTTTAATACGATACTCAAACCTTTCCCTTTTCCTATCCGGAGCGTCCCTTGGGGGGAAAAACATCTCCGCTAACCTTttgcttttgaattttttgcGTTTAAGGTGGAGAATTTTGGATAGGGATGTTTGGAAATGCAACAGCGTTGAGATCTTTGGGTTTGCAACAGTGACTACCTGTTGTAGCTGAGGGCTCGAGGCCCATAGGCCCTCCTACGATTGGACTctcaaaggaaacaaattgTCGTAATACAAACCGCTGCGCATAATGGTATGGCCTTTTTTCATTGTAAACATTGGACCCAACGATGGCCCATTTCTCTTGATATCTTAATGTagttacaaatttttttttttttaatgtaagtaGAAGAACTTTAACCCGAAATTTCTTACTTATATTTCGTTCACCGAGGTATCCAATTCATCCCTCCCCAGTGTTGCTGCAACTATATACTTAAAATTATTCTGcaattagtttttctttttccaacaaAAGATGGTATCCCAGTTTAGCTACATTAATCTACCTCCGAGCTTGCAAGTACAATACCATAGCGGGATTCGAACCGGTGATTTATGGGATATTACTGCATGTGATTTATGGGAGCATAAATCTACAATTTGTGGGAAACAGTAAAGCAAAGTCCAGTAAAACTGCGCAACTCAATGTCATTTTTGgcatgtcattttttttttcttttattgatAAAACACAGGATAGTTTCAGTAACGAAATCTGCATCAATCTAAAATTGAGGTTGTTTTGCCTTGGTATTTTCATTAAAGTAATGGAAGATAAATGAAGTACTTCATTGTTACACAAGTCATTTCCCAATAATTTGCGAAAAGTCGGTAGAAACAAATAGAGAATCATATTCTCAAAGCCCGGCCGCTGAAGTTTACTGGGACAGAACCACAACTTTATCCACTAAATAAAGGGTGGTGAAAATTAATAACAAAGTACCGTTTTGTTCTAACTGCGCATCCTTAGcttttttgaccactttttagcacattattatttatttatttatatagtTTCAATTACTGATATTATTAACAAAATTAACAAGATAAAAGATGATGCAAAATAATGGCAAtgtattgttttatttttgctaTGAAATCTCGACATCTTTTGACCACATTAGCCATATTATCATTGGGTCATCAATAATGTTGTTAACTTTGCTAAAGTTATCATTGACTGGATTTAAATGGGACAAATTAGAAAGTTTAGAATAATATAAAGCGTccaaaattaaagtttaaagTGCAAAGTGAGAAAATGATACACGTTAGAGGGTGCAAAGTGAAGTTTGTCCTATAGATTACCTTCCAAAATTCTTGGTTTTAATGCAATGGAATACCCAATTTGTTAATCCTCTCCGTCGCTGAATTGATATGTAAGCTAACAACAATAGCCTTTGCAACTTGCAAGAGGCAAAATACATTCTAGTTACAAATTTACGCAaaccaaaatcacaaaaaagaATGTATTTGTTAATCCGAGATTTTAAACCCAATTTATAAAAAAGTAATTGCGAAATGTGTTAGcagaaaagataaaaattttTAGGGAAATGTCCTCTCTCTCTTCGCGCACATTTTCTAATTCATGCAAACCAACCAGACTGCTAGTTTTTCTTTATGCCTTTGAATAGGCTTTATGGCATGTATTCTCAGATACTTTTCTATTCAGCAGCCAACAACATGTGAAAAGAATCTTTTCTATTCATGAAGCAGTTTCAAAGTGAAACTAATGGTTTTTATCTACAATGACCTCTCTTTCTGTCTTgtctcatttttattattttattactcttattataattattattatcatttggGTCTAATAAGGTAATCCCggaactgaaaaaaaaaagaaaaagagagtagTGTAATTAAATCCGTGCTCATCTGGTGTAGCAAATAAGACATTAAAGTGGGGAACTCAGGCTACTGATTCTGCAATTAACAAAGCCAGTGTAGGCATTAAACACGTACAGCCCATGAACCTGACTATCCAATGGGAACTAATGCAATCTTGGCGTAAAGCTACGGCAACAACTCAGACCATTCAATTCTCTATGTGGAATGTGTGCTGGCATATAAAACAATCTCAGTTTAGTTATAGCTGTGGTCCAAACCAAGCCACCCTTCAAAGAAAAGGGACATATGCTTTTCAAAGAAAAGGGATTAGCATTAGCATTAGCATTAGCATTAGCATGTCTCTCCCCCGCATGGAACCCCATCTTCTAACTTTTCACTCCAGGTCCTAATTTACAAAAGCATATCCCTGTCTAGGGAAAGAGAACAGCAGCCGTAATCCAGATTTTGGTATTCAATGACAGCAAGGGTTGCTAAATCAAGAAAGCGAACAGGAAATATATCATCCCACGCCTTACCctgaagaaaattgaaagagACATCTATAGCCCAATTGCGGAATCGGTCGGACTCATTCATCTGGAGTTGAGTGATCTCAGACTAAAGATACACTACACAACCAGTAGTTAAACCTGGGACCTTCGACTTGGATCAGTAACAAATTTAAAGTTCCTAAAGGGATACACATACACATTGTTGTGTCGAAAACCAGTGTACTTCAATCCAACGACTGACTCCCaacaatttttttggaaacCACAAAAAGTTCTGTAGCAGTGAGGTATTATTAAAGCTATTAAGCCAGAGAAAGGAAATCTTTAAGCAGAAGGCTACTCATCCTAAAGCTAATAAATATAGAGCGCTACATACAAAGAGTGGTGCAACTTGCAGAGATCAATTTTCATGCTTAAGTAGTCTTTTAACCAATAATCCCTAACAGGATCAAAGATGTAAAACATTTTCTGTTCCAGTGACCAAATGCAAAAGGCAGTGATGATTGAGGCATAACTCAGTGAAAACAGAAGTATTATGACCGTACTAACTAGCAGGATAAAGAATAAGGATAATTCCATTTCAGTGAACAGCCTCTCTCGCTCGTGCATCTATAAACATTTCTGCATACAGAGATCTGCAGAATTTAGAGAAATGCCCATagattgaaacaaaaaaaagtaggGAAAACCAATATAAATGGCACATGAACAAAAGATTGCCCTTGAAGCTAGGCAATTCCTATCAGGATAACAAAATCAGGGCACAATTTCAAGCCTTGGTTCAAAACAAAAACCAGTAAAGAGCTGGAGCGGAAACCTTTTCGTCACAGGGCATTTCTGTGCCCATCTCCATTGTTTCTGGTTCACATCAAAGACAAGAAGAGCAGGGGCTCCATAACTCTGGATATATATGAGGTCATCCGTACCACTGCTGGCAAAAACATCATCAAACTCACCAAAACCTTGAAAGAACTTGTGTGGCATACGCGCAATTTCATGCCAACCCTTTCCCTCAAGAGCCCAAATTCCAATCCCTTTAATAATATCAGATCGATCTTGTTTCCCGATTCCACCCACCATTATCAACTTTTCCTTAATGTTCATGAGGCGTCCACACGTAAGAGAACATGGAGCTGGGATGAAACTCCTCATTAACAAACCATGAGACGATCGGCTACAGAGGTTATAGGTGATTAAGCCATGACGACTTTCAGAAGCACCACCCCCAGTAGAGTATATCAAGAAGTACAGAATCCCATCACAAATTATACTCTCATCACCACCTCTCCAACCAGTCAAAACCTCTGTCAATGGGGTAGCCCACATCATTGTCTCTGAATCATAGATGTGGACTGAGAGATCCC contains:
- the LOC113761407 gene encoding F-box/kelch-repeat protein At3g61590; the encoded protein is MEGETSWVSHGLNNVHRGFEFDAFFEVADEGNREAASVSLDLILPDDLLERILSNLPIASIFRAGSVCRRWHEIVSSRRFIWNLSHVLTQKPWYFMFTSSDEPVGYAFDPILRKWYGIELPYIETSNWFIASSCGLVCFMDNDSRSQLYVCNPIMKECKKLLEPPGLKFSDYSALAISVNRVSHNYSVSIVKSKQVPGNFFQWDLSVHIYDSETMMWATPLTEVLTGWRGGDESIICDGILYFLIYSTGGGASESRHGLITYNLCSRSSHGLLMRSFIPAPCSLTCGRLMNIKEKLIMVGGIGKQDRSDIIKGIGIWALEGKGWHEIARMPHKFFQGFGEFDDVFASSGTDDLIYIQSYGAPALLVFDVNQKQWRWAQKCPVTKRFPLQLFTGFCFEPRLEIVP
- the LOC113758062 gene encoding uncharacterized protein At5g41620: MEKEEKGRERDVKKEEFLGLKLKRGMLVGKRGGNTTPSPTWRYGGLTQSQAAEGSRLQDFSFPSNFPAKISARQLGANLWEVQPHMEVVEMSKAAARPLLRHKNKVKDKGFELPKTHFDQPPHSPQHQPPTESELKKRFTKALMQHDHSAERNGRALPPETPGSSSSMEMTPYRPDITPTGALHLKGRLRESSYNLKTSTELLKVLNRIWSLEEQHTSNISLLRAMKKELDHAHAKIKELLQEKKRHRREMDDMMRQLTEDKLIRKHKEEDDVEDTFQSMRKEIEDERKLRKHSESLHRKSTRELADVKSSFSNAVKELERERKARILLEDLCDEFAKGIRDYEQEIRLIKKRSDKDWTLQEHADRLILHISEAWLDERMQMKLVETRSGLPDKRTIVDKLSIEIETFLQTKKSVSSTNDDMLSSKMPAGSHLRRYSLESFHLNEPGSAPLNADEEDYVDSGLYCSQLKRGSSKKESNSSSKKQSENAPAGHLAKIVKSNHIKKKLLSQEHMDDSDHLHPELQSKEQSLGDLSGNENGTQPVNKEPAPTRMGNPVEMNAASEPCLSCNAKQHQENNHAENSFDPSLFTGPASPVEKWTSKAQAADLEAPESSSQHQGIKENTLKAKLLEARLESRQSRSRASKVL